Part of the Ruania alba genome is shown below.
GGAACCGGCTCCGGCAAGTCCAGTCTCTTCAACGCCGTCTCTCACCTGCAGTTCGCCGATGTCGGGGTGATCCGCCCCACGACCTCCCGTGCGGCCGCATGCGTGTGGGGGAGCAAGGCGACCGCCCTGCTCGACTTCCTGCAGGTGGTCCCGGACCGGCGGATCCAGCGGGAATCAGCACTGGACGGCGACTCCGAGGACGCCTTGTCCGGGCTGGTGCTCCTGGACCTGCCCGACCACGACTCGGTGGAGTCCGGGCACGCCGAGCAGGTGAACCGCCTGCTCCCGCTCATCGACCTGCTCATCTGGGTCGTCGACCCGCAGAAGTACGCCGACAACGTCCTGCACGAGAAGTACCTGCGCGCTCTCGCTGCCCGTCATGAGGCGATGATCGTGGTGATCAATCAGGTGGACACGCTGCCGGAGTCCGCCCACGAACGAGTCCGTGACGACGTGCGGAGGCTGCTCGTCGACGACGGCCTGGCCGACGTGCGGATCGAGCTGGTCTCCGCACGTGAGGGCACTGGTGTGGATGGTCTGCGCGAGGCGCTCGCGGACGTGATCGCCGGCGAATCGGTCGCCGCACGCACTGCCCGCGCTGAGGTCGGTGCGATTACCAGGCGTCTCGCCGAGCACCTCGGCACCGAGGACAACTCCCCGCCCACAGCACCCGCCGCCGCCGAGCAGCTTGCGGTCGCCTCTGGGGTTCCATCGGTGGCTGAGTCGGTGCGGACTGCGGTCAGCTCACCGCGCCCGATCGCGCTGGCACCGGTGCAGGAGCCCGCCAACAGCCGGGTGCAGGCGATCCGCGACCGGTGGATCGCCGACGCGACGACCGGGATGCCCGGACCGTGGAAGGAGTCCGTGCTGGCCGACGTGCCGAGCGCTGCCGACTTCAGCGCCCACGTTTGGCGTGCGCTCTCCGGCAGCACGCTGCCCTCGGGACGGGACCAGGGTGCGGCCACGTTCCGCATCCTCGGGCTCGTTGCCGGTGGCCTCGCACTGGGACTGCTGATCGCGGCCGGGGCAGTGTGGTCCGTATCCGGGGTCGCTGCCGCGTCGCTCGCCGGAGCAGCCCTCGCGCAGGTGTTCGTGTTGATCGCCTTCCTGGTGGCGGCACGCCGCCGCCGGCGGGCCACGGGAGACCAGCGCGCCGAGGACTACCTGAAGAGAACGACGGC
Proteins encoded:
- a CDS encoding GTPase produces the protein MSETLAELDTARPADGVGVKLGQRVDEISDALDIAGDRVPADVVSVAREDLARVTRRLELGVDYTVVALVGGTGSGKSSLFNAVSHLQFADVGVIRPTTSRAAACVWGSKATALLDFLQVVPDRRIQRESALDGDSEDALSGLVLLDLPDHDSVESGHAEQVNRLLPLIDLLIWVVDPQKYADNVLHEKYLRALAARHEAMIVVINQVDTLPESAHERVRDDVRRLLVDDGLADVRIELVSAREGTGVDGLREALADVIAGESVAARTARAEVGAITRRLAEHLGTEDNSPPTAPAAAEQLAVASGVPSVAESVRTAVSSPRPIALAPVQEPANSRVQAIRDRWIADATTGMPGPWKESVLADVPSAADFSAHVWRALSGSTLPSGRDQGAATFRILGLVAGGLALGLLIAAGAVWSVSGVAAASLAGAALAQVFVLIAFLVAARRRRRATGDQRAEDYLKRTTAALAQVVSEDLVEPTAAPLAEHAQVRRGVHG